One segment of Triticum aestivum cultivar Chinese Spring chromosome 2A, IWGSC CS RefSeq v2.1, whole genome shotgun sequence DNA contains the following:
- the LOC123189268 gene encoding mitogen-activated protein kinase kinase kinase 3 isoform X1: MPVPGWFRGKLRSRSKPKPGAAAVSSAASSPSRKSVDLDYPSPSPTPRAREKARSLDSPAARHGRGGAEFQYKLPVPVISPEPLCEEATDVAGCSSASGSSVCSSPDDAPDHQASRSMDPIAFAKGRDMPSDTAMILNEDKRFMSCSMPREHHKSFEAPVSNMRALHVHNNDDPSTSEASCSRGRMLTEDIFGPRTRSPSPGRKAHAFAVNNVHSKEFGFSPRSPLKMSEGLRSPPHPLPLPPAPGACSPLPPSPTACSPLPPSPTACSPLPTSPTACSQSQSRWKKGKLLGSGTFGQVYLGFNSENGQFCAIKEVQVISDDPHSKERLKQLNQEIDMLKKASHPNVVQYYDSDMTDETLSIYLEFVSGGSIHKLLREYGPFKEPVIRSYTGQILAGLAYLHAKNTVHRDIKGANILVGPNGDVKLADFGMAKHISSFAEIRSFKGSPYWMAPEVIMNSKGYNLAVDIWSLGCTIIEMATARPPWHQYEGVAAIFKIANSKDTPEIPDIFSEDGRSFLKLCLKRNPASRATASQLMDHPFVQDHPAVRAAKDSALRNAFSAPADVKHTMSNRELPSRISITPLRDIGVSARDFTGFSTTVPSPRTSSSPIPVRTNMSLPVSPCSSPLRQFKQSNWSCLPSPPHPMLSSGAAAYNSSSYALNQARRMPDPWQDGSLKLQSPYGSPKRF; this comes from the exons ATGCCCGTGCCAGGCTGGTTTCGCGGCAAATTGAGGTCCAGGTCCAAGCCCAAGCCCGGCGCCGCGGCcgtctcctccgccgcctcctccccctcgcgcaAGTCCGTCGACCTCGACTACCCGTCCCCGTCCCCGACCCCCCGGGCGCGGGAGAAGGCCCGCAGCCTCGACTCGCCGGCCGCGCGCCATGGCCGGGGCGGCGCCGAGTTCCAGTACAAGCTCCCGGTGCCCGTGATTAGCCCGGAGCCGCTATGCGAGGAGGCCACGGATGTGGCGGGCTGCTCGTCGGCCTCGGGCTCCAGCGTGTGCTCTTCGCCGGATGACGCGCCGGATCACCAAGCGTCTAG GTCTATGGATCCAATTGCTTTTGCCAAGGGGAGAGACATGCCATCTGACACAGCTATGATCTTAAATGAAGACAAACGCTTCATGTCATGTAGTATGCCACGGGAGCATCACAAGTCCTTTGAGGCGCCTGTTTCTAACATGAGGGCTCTTCATGTGCATAATAACGATGATCCTTCAACTAGCGAAGCCAGTTGTTCACGTGGAAGAATGTTGACTGAAGATATATTTGGTCCAAGAACGAGAAGCCCATCCCCTGGCCGAAAAGCCCATGCCTTTGCTGTGAATAATGTACATTCAAAAGAATTCGGGTTTAGCCCCAGGTCACCATTGAAAATGAGTGAGGGTTTGAGAAGCCCGCCTCATCCCTTGCCTCTTCCTCCAGCTCCCGGTGCTTGCTCACCTCTACCTCCATCTCCCACTGCTTGTTCACCTCTTCCTCCATCTCCCACTGCTTGCTCGCCTCTTCCTACATCTCCTACTGCTTGCTCACAGTCCCAATCACGGTGGAAAAAGGGGAAACTATTAGGGAGTGGAACATTTGGCCAGGTTTACCTTGGATTTAACAG TGAAAATGGGCAGTTTTGCGCGATTAAGGAAGTACAAGTAATTTCAGATGATCCACATTCGAAAGAACGACTCAAGCAACTGAATCAG GAAATAGACATGCTTAAGAAAGCATCGCACCCGAACGTTGTGCAATACTATGATAGTGATATG ACTGATGAGACCCTTTCAATTTATCTTGAGTTTGTTTCTGGGGGCTCAATTCATAAGTTACTTAGGGAGTATGGCCCTTTTAAGGAACCTGTCATTCGCAGTTATACTGGTCAAATTCTCGCTGGTCTTGCGTATTTGCATGCGAAGAACACTGTCCACAG AGATATTAAAGGAGCAAACATACTTGTTGGCCCTAATGGTGATGTTAAACTTGCCGACTTTGGCATGGCTAAGCAT ATATCATCTTTTGCTGAAATACGCTCTTTCAAAGGAAGTCCTTACTGGATGGCTCCTGAG GTTATTATGAACAGTAAAGGTTACAATCTAGCTGTTGACATTTGGAGTTTGGGATGTACAATTATTGAGATGGCAACGGCAAGACCTCCTTGGCACCAGTATGAAGGG GTAGCTGCAATATTTAAGATTGCAAACAGTAAAGATACACCTGAAATCCCAGATATTTTTTCTGAGGATGGGAGAAGTTTCTTGAAACTGTGCTTAAAACGTAACCCAGCATCTCGCGCCACCGCAAGTCAGTTGATGGACCATCCTTTTGTTCAGGACCATCCAGCAGTAAGAGCAGCAAAAGACAGTGCATTGAGAAATGCATTTTCTGCTCCAGCAGATGTGAAGCATACAATG TCTAACAGAGAGTTGCCATCACGAATAAGTATTACTCCCCTAAGGGATATAGGTGTGAGTGCGCGAGATTTTACCGGATTTTCTACAACTGTCCCTTCACCCCGTACCTCGAG CAGCCCTATTCCTGTGCGAACAAACATGTCTCTACCGGTGTCCCCCTGCTCAAGCCCACTGAGGCAATTTAAGCAGTCCAACTGGAGCTGCTTGCCGTCTCCGCCCCACCCAATGCTCTCGTCTGGTGCCGCGGCTTACAATTCATCAAGCTACGCACTGAATCAGGCACGACGAATGCCGGATCCCTGGCAGGACGGCTCCTTGAAACTCCAAAGTCCTTACGGTTCTCCAAAAAGGTTCTAA
- the LOC123189268 gene encoding mitogen-activated protein kinase kinase kinase 3 isoform X2, giving the protein MPVPGWFRGKLRSRSKPKPGAAAVSSAASSPSRKSVDLDYPSPSPTPRAREKARSLDSPAARHGRGGAEFQYKLPVPVISPEPLCEEATDVAGCSSASGSSVCSSPDDAPDHQASRSMDPIAFAKGRDMPSDTAMILNEDKRFMSCSMPREHHKSFEAPVSNMRALHVHNNDDPSTSEASCSRGRMLTEDIFGPRTRSPSPGRKAHAFAVNNVHSKEFGFSPRSPLKMSEGLRSPPHPLPLPPAPGACSPLPPSPTACSPLPPSPTACSPLPTSPTACSQSQSRWKKGKLLGSGTFGQVYLGFNSENGQFCAIKEVQVISDDPHSKERLKQLNQEIDMLKKASHPNVVQYYDSDMTDETLSIYLEFVSGGSIHKLLREYGPFKEPVIRSYTGQILAGLAYLHAKNTVHRDIKGANILVGPNGDVKLADFGMAKHISSFAEIRSFKGSPYWMAPEVIMNSKGYNLAVDIWSLGCTIIEMATARPPWHQYEGVAAIFKIANSKDTPEIPDIFSEDGRSFLKLCLKRNPASRATASQLMDHPFVQDHPAVRAAKDSALRNAFSAPADVKHTMSNRELPSRISITPLRDIGVSARDFTGFSTTVPSPRTSSPIPVRTNMSLPVSPCSSPLRQFKQSNWSCLPSPPHPMLSSGAAAYNSSSYALNQARRMPDPWQDGSLKLQSPYGSPKRF; this is encoded by the exons ATGCCCGTGCCAGGCTGGTTTCGCGGCAAATTGAGGTCCAGGTCCAAGCCCAAGCCCGGCGCCGCGGCcgtctcctccgccgcctcctccccctcgcgcaAGTCCGTCGACCTCGACTACCCGTCCCCGTCCCCGACCCCCCGGGCGCGGGAGAAGGCCCGCAGCCTCGACTCGCCGGCCGCGCGCCATGGCCGGGGCGGCGCCGAGTTCCAGTACAAGCTCCCGGTGCCCGTGATTAGCCCGGAGCCGCTATGCGAGGAGGCCACGGATGTGGCGGGCTGCTCGTCGGCCTCGGGCTCCAGCGTGTGCTCTTCGCCGGATGACGCGCCGGATCACCAAGCGTCTAG GTCTATGGATCCAATTGCTTTTGCCAAGGGGAGAGACATGCCATCTGACACAGCTATGATCTTAAATGAAGACAAACGCTTCATGTCATGTAGTATGCCACGGGAGCATCACAAGTCCTTTGAGGCGCCTGTTTCTAACATGAGGGCTCTTCATGTGCATAATAACGATGATCCTTCAACTAGCGAAGCCAGTTGTTCACGTGGAAGAATGTTGACTGAAGATATATTTGGTCCAAGAACGAGAAGCCCATCCCCTGGCCGAAAAGCCCATGCCTTTGCTGTGAATAATGTACATTCAAAAGAATTCGGGTTTAGCCCCAGGTCACCATTGAAAATGAGTGAGGGTTTGAGAAGCCCGCCTCATCCCTTGCCTCTTCCTCCAGCTCCCGGTGCTTGCTCACCTCTACCTCCATCTCCCACTGCTTGTTCACCTCTTCCTCCATCTCCCACTGCTTGCTCGCCTCTTCCTACATCTCCTACTGCTTGCTCACAGTCCCAATCACGGTGGAAAAAGGGGAAACTATTAGGGAGTGGAACATTTGGCCAGGTTTACCTTGGATTTAACAG TGAAAATGGGCAGTTTTGCGCGATTAAGGAAGTACAAGTAATTTCAGATGATCCACATTCGAAAGAACGACTCAAGCAACTGAATCAG GAAATAGACATGCTTAAGAAAGCATCGCACCCGAACGTTGTGCAATACTATGATAGTGATATG ACTGATGAGACCCTTTCAATTTATCTTGAGTTTGTTTCTGGGGGCTCAATTCATAAGTTACTTAGGGAGTATGGCCCTTTTAAGGAACCTGTCATTCGCAGTTATACTGGTCAAATTCTCGCTGGTCTTGCGTATTTGCATGCGAAGAACACTGTCCACAG AGATATTAAAGGAGCAAACATACTTGTTGGCCCTAATGGTGATGTTAAACTTGCCGACTTTGGCATGGCTAAGCAT ATATCATCTTTTGCTGAAATACGCTCTTTCAAAGGAAGTCCTTACTGGATGGCTCCTGAG GTTATTATGAACAGTAAAGGTTACAATCTAGCTGTTGACATTTGGAGTTTGGGATGTACAATTATTGAGATGGCAACGGCAAGACCTCCTTGGCACCAGTATGAAGGG GTAGCTGCAATATTTAAGATTGCAAACAGTAAAGATACACCTGAAATCCCAGATATTTTTTCTGAGGATGGGAGAAGTTTCTTGAAACTGTGCTTAAAACGTAACCCAGCATCTCGCGCCACCGCAAGTCAGTTGATGGACCATCCTTTTGTTCAGGACCATCCAGCAGTAAGAGCAGCAAAAGACAGTGCATTGAGAAATGCATTTTCTGCTCCAGCAGATGTGAAGCATACAATG TCTAACAGAGAGTTGCCATCACGAATAAGTATTACTCCCCTAAGGGATATAGGTGTGAGTGCGCGAGATTTTACCGGATTTTCTACAACTGTCCCTTCACCCCGTACCTCGAG CCCTATTCCTGTGCGAACAAACATGTCTCTACCGGTGTCCCCCTGCTCAAGCCCACTGAGGCAATTTAAGCAGTCCAACTGGAGCTGCTTGCCGTCTCCGCCCCACCCAATGCTCTCGTCTGGTGCCGCGGCTTACAATTCATCAAGCTACGCACTGAATCAGGCACGACGAATGCCGGATCCCTGGCAGGACGGCTCCTTGAAACTCCAAAGTCCTTACGGTTCTCCAAAAAGGTTCTAA